Proteins encoded by one window of Microbaculum marinisediminis:
- a CDS encoding DUF4040 domain-containing protein — protein sequence MVLLTMMALVVIGVVRLRNLFAVVILSSIYSFLMASVLIVLDAVDVAMTEAAVGAGVSTVLMLAALYLTKSEEAAPRHTPLLPMFVTIVIGAALIYGAADLPPFGAADTPPNTHVGQAYLERSLPETGVPNVVSSVLASYRGFDTLGETVVVFTAGIGVLLLLRRNVRSKAKD from the coding sequence ATGGTGCTCCTGACGATGATGGCGCTGGTCGTGATCGGCGTCGTGCGCCTGCGCAATCTATTCGCGGTCGTCATCCTGTCGAGCATCTACTCGTTCCTTATGGCAAGCGTTCTGATCGTGCTCGACGCCGTCGACGTGGCGATGACCGAGGCCGCCGTCGGCGCCGGAGTCTCCACGGTCCTGATGCTGGCCGCGCTCTATCTCACCAAGTCCGAGGAAGCCGCCCCCCGGCATACGCCGCTGTTGCCGATGTTCGTGACCATCGTCATCGGCGCCGCGCTGATATACGGCGCCGCCGACTTGCCGCCTTTCGGTGCGGCGGACACGCCGCCGAACACCCATGTCGGCCAGGCTTATCTCGAGCGCTCGCTGCCGGAGACGGGGGTTCCCAACGTCGTGTCTTCGGTCTTGGCCAGCTACCGTGGTTTCGACACCCTCGGCGAAACGGTCGTCGTTTTCACGGCGGGCATCGGCGTGCTCCTGCTGCTGCGCCGCAATGTGCGGTCCAAGGCAAAGGACTAG